Proteins encoded by one window of Arachis hypogaea cultivar Tifrunner chromosome 1, arahy.Tifrunner.gnm2.J5K5, whole genome shotgun sequence:
- the LOC112800399 gene encoding uncharacterized protein yields the protein MKQVKLSVKEDMKSPNGRKIVLRFNEILQPVEAEAGILSGVLGLLGSNYNKFLIYEKDRRKVRFKDKIYNKCVKEMFHFDEDSGGKIKRTILKMLGRAWKETRNRLYHSYYDSQLTLKQNIEGHLSKLLWIIGDGTLIIATMKRQRRSVGKMLRIDQSSYTLTLADRKGWQGSEKKSRNDKGGELVEKSCGP from the exons ATGAAACAAGTCAAATTGAGTGTGAAGGAAGATATGAAGTCACCTAATGGTAGAAAGATCGTACTCAGGTTCAATGAGATCCTGCAACCAGTTGAAGCGGAAGCTGGTATACTGAGCGGTGTTCTCGGATTGCTAGGATCTAACTACAACAAATTTTTAATCTACGAGAAAGACCGGAGAAAGGTTCGCTTCAAGGATAAGATCTATAATAAATGTGTAAAG GAAATGTTCCATTTTGATGAAGATAGTGGAGGAAAGATCAAGCGTACAATTTTAAAAATGCTAGGGAGGGCTTGGAAGGAAACGAGGAACAGGTTGTACCATAGTTATTATGACTCACAACTGACTCTTAAACAAAATATTGAAGGCCACCTATCGAAATTACTGTGGATCATTGGAGATGGTACCTTGATTATCGCAACAATGAAGAGACAAAG GAGAAGTGTAGGAAAAATGCTGAGAATTGATCAAAGCAGCTATACACTCACACTGGCGGATCGAAAAGGTTGGCAAGGTTCGGAGAAGAAGAG TCGGAACGACAAAGGAGGAGAGTTGGTAGAGAAAAGTTGTGGACCTTAA